In one Streptomyces venezuelae genomic region, the following are encoded:
- a CDS encoding mechanosensitive ion channel family protein has protein sequence MNRALTLHDWIAAGIAVAAGVAAAFLLRALLRWLGERASRTRWSGDDVIVDALRTLVPCAAVATGLAAAAGALPLTPRTGRNVTTALTALLIVAGTLTAARIVTGLVRSLAQSRSGVAGSATIFVNITRVVVLAMGFLVVLQTLGISIAPLLTALGVGGLAVALALQDTLANLFAGVHILAAKTVQPGDYIQLSSGEEGYVVDINWRNTTVRQLSNNLVIIPNAKLASTNMTNYSRPEQELSITVQVGVSYDSDLEQVEKVTTEVVDEVMTEITGAVPDHEAAIRFHTFGDSRISFTVILGVGEFSDQYRIKHEFIKRLHQRYRAEGIRVPAPARTVTVQQGELPPPLGIPHQRDASIPTLH, from the coding sequence ATGAACCGTGCGCTCACACTGCACGACTGGATCGCGGCCGGCATCGCGGTGGCCGCGGGCGTCGCGGCCGCGTTCCTGCTCCGCGCGCTGCTGCGCTGGCTGGGCGAACGGGCGAGCCGGACCCGGTGGAGCGGCGATGACGTCATCGTCGACGCCCTGCGCACCCTCGTCCCCTGCGCGGCCGTCGCCACCGGACTCGCCGCGGCGGCGGGCGCGCTGCCCCTCACACCGCGCACCGGACGCAACGTGACCACGGCGCTCACCGCGCTGCTCATCGTGGCGGGCACGCTGACGGCGGCCCGGATCGTCACCGGTCTGGTCAGGAGCCTGGCGCAGTCGCGTTCCGGCGTGGCCGGGTCGGCCACCATCTTCGTGAACATCACACGGGTCGTCGTCCTCGCGATGGGCTTCCTCGTCGTCCTGCAGACCCTCGGCATCTCCATAGCCCCGCTGCTCACCGCTCTCGGCGTCGGCGGCCTCGCGGTCGCCCTCGCCCTCCAGGACACGCTCGCCAACCTCTTCGCGGGCGTGCACATCCTCGCGGCGAAGACCGTGCAGCCCGGCGACTACATCCAACTCAGCAGCGGCGAGGAGGGCTACGTCGTCGACATCAACTGGCGCAACACGACGGTGCGGCAGCTCTCCAACAACCTCGTCATCATCCCCAACGCCAAGCTGGCGAGCACCAACATGACGAACTACAGCCGCCCCGAGCAGGAGCTGTCGATCACGGTGCAGGTCGGGGTGAGCTACGACAGCGACCTGGAACAGGTCGAGAAGGTCACGACGGAGGTCGTGGACGAGGTGATGACCGAGATCACGGGGGCGGTGCCCGACCACGAGGCGGCCATCCGCTTCCACACCTTCGGCGACTCGCGGATCAGCTTCACGGTGATCCTCGGCGTCGGGGAGTTCAGCGACCAGTACCGGATCAAGCACGAGTTCATCAAGCGCCTGCACCAGCGCTACCGCGCCGAGGGCATCCGGGTGCCCGCTCCGGCGCGCACGGTCACGGTGCAGCAGGGTGAGCTGCCGCCGCCGCTGGGGATTCCGCACCAGCGGGACGCGTCGATCCCGACCCTGCACTAG
- a CDS encoding cation diffusion facilitator family transporter — MGHDHGPSAATAGGTLSGTYRSRLLWTIGISASITVIQVVGALLSGSLALLADAAHSLTDAVGVSLALGAVTLAQRAPTPRRTFGFYRVEIFSAVLNALLLVAIFVWVLWSAIGRFSEPVEVKGGLMFVVAVGGLIANLVGLWLLRDAKDKSLNLRGAYLEVLGDALGSVAVIVGGLIILLTGWQAADPVASIVIGLLIVPRAYGLLRDSVHVLLEATPQDVDLDEVRRHLLAERGVVAVHDLHGWTVTSGMPVLTAHVVVTDTALADGYGELLGRLQRCVGGHFDVAHSTLQLEPEGHDEEGGALHT; from the coding sequence ATGGGGCACGACCACGGTCCGTCCGCGGCGACGGCGGGCGGCACGCTCAGCGGCACGTACCGCAGCCGTCTGCTGTGGACCATCGGCATCAGCGCGTCGATCACCGTCATCCAGGTGGTCGGCGCCCTGCTGTCCGGCAGTCTCGCGCTGCTCGCGGACGCGGCGCACAGCCTGACCGACGCGGTCGGCGTGTCGCTCGCGCTCGGCGCGGTCACCCTCGCCCAGCGCGCTCCGACGCCCCGGCGCACGTTCGGCTTCTACCGCGTCGAGATCTTCTCCGCGGTCCTGAACGCGCTCCTGCTCGTCGCCATCTTCGTCTGGGTGCTGTGGTCGGCGATCGGCCGGTTCAGCGAGCCGGTGGAGGTCAAGGGCGGCCTGATGTTCGTGGTCGCCGTGGGCGGACTCATCGCGAACCTGGTCGGCCTGTGGCTGCTGCGGGACGCCAAGGACAAGAGCCTCAACCTGCGCGGCGCGTATCTGGAGGTTCTCGGGGACGCGCTCGGCTCGGTCGCGGTGATCGTGGGCGGCCTGATCATCCTCCTCACCGGCTGGCAGGCCGCCGACCCCGTCGCCTCGATCGTCATCGGCCTGCTGATCGTGCCGCGCGCGTACGGGCTGCTGCGGGACTCCGTGCACGTGCTGCTGGAGGCGACCCCGCAGGACGTCGACCTCGACGAGGTGCGACGGCATCTCCTCGCGGAGCGCGGCGTGGTCGCCGTGCACGATCTGCACGGCTGGACCGTCACCTCCGGGATGCCGGTGCTCACCGCGCACGTGGTGGTCACGGACACGGCGCTTGCGGACGGGTACGGGGAGCTGCTGGGCCGTTTGCAGCGCTGCGTCGGGGGCCACTTCGACGTGGCGCACTCGACGCTGCAACTGGAGCCGGAGGGGCATGACGAGGAGGGCGGGGCGCTGCACACGTAA
- the lipB gene encoding lipoyl(octanoyl) transferase LipB, with protein MGAQELERVDLGEVPYLDAMEAMRGWVEQRRAGAVGDRLVLLTHPPVITYGTRTPPGELPRADSPIPLVEVDRGGQATYHGPGQLVGYLILNLRERGPGDIVRWVENGLVDAVGSLGFDAVRRDTPSGAQSLVGVWTPRHHKLASIGMRIRGGVTSHGFALNVASDLDEFTRFTACGLPDVEMTSLSEIAAERGVAAPGEAEVRDAVAAAFGAVREG; from the coding sequence GTGGGTGCTCAGGAGCTGGAACGTGTCGACCTGGGTGAGGTTCCGTACCTGGATGCCATGGAGGCGATGCGGGGCTGGGTCGAGCAGCGTCGTGCCGGGGCCGTCGGTGACCGTCTCGTCCTCCTCACGCACCCGCCCGTGATCACGTACGGAACCCGCACGCCGCCCGGCGAACTGCCCCGCGCCGACTCGCCGATCCCCCTCGTCGAGGTCGACCGGGGCGGGCAGGCGACGTACCACGGGCCCGGTCAGCTCGTCGGATATCTCATCCTCAACCTGCGTGAGCGCGGTCCCGGCGACATCGTGCGGTGGGTGGAGAACGGGCTCGTCGACGCGGTGGGCTCGCTCGGCTTCGACGCGGTGCGGCGCGACACCCCGTCCGGCGCGCAGAGCCTCGTCGGCGTGTGGACGCCGCGGCACCACAAGCTGGCGTCGATCGGCATGCGCATCCGCGGCGGCGTCACGAGCCACGGGTTCGCCCTGAACGTCGCGTCCGACCTCGACGAGTTCACCCGCTTCACCGCCTGCGGACTGCCCGACGTGGAGATGACCTCCCTCTCGGAGATCGCCGCCGAGCGGGGTGTCGCGGCCCCCGGCGAGGCCGAGGTGCGGGACGCGGTGGCCGCTGCCTTCGGGGCGGTCCGGGAGGGTTGA
- a CDS encoding esterase/lipase family protein translates to MRLSSWLGGLAATALALTVLPVSTAHADAAAPSPPLEIPAAQLAEALHCGTDLADMRDASDKPTVLFVPGTGLKGEENYAWNYMAELKKKGYESCWVDSPGRGLRDMQESVEYVVHATRAINEATGRKVDLVGHSQGGLLTAWALRFWPDLPERVDDMVTLGSPFQGTRLASPCRPIAEVAGCPASVLQFARDSNWTKALGADGTPMPAGPSYTTVFTYADESVIADGQPPSLPGAHRIGVQDICPGRPWPEHITMVVDQVSYDLVADAIEHSGPADAGRVDRAHCTKLIMPLNSEEAVNALPGLLNYPIELLIHSQPWVKEEPALREYAR, encoded by the coding sequence ATGCGTTTGTCCTCATGGCTCGGCGGCCTCGCGGCCACCGCGCTCGCCCTCACCGTTCTTCCCGTCTCCACCGCCCACGCGGACGCCGCCGCCCCCTCGCCGCCCCTGGAGATCCCGGCCGCCCAGCTCGCCGAGGCCCTGCACTGCGGGACGGATCTGGCCGACATGCGCGACGCCAGTGACAAGCCGACCGTCCTCTTCGTGCCCGGCACCGGCCTCAAGGGCGAGGAGAACTACGCCTGGAACTACATGGCCGAGCTCAAGAAGAAGGGATACGAGTCCTGTTGGGTGGACTCCCCCGGGCGCGGGCTCAGGGACATGCAGGAGTCCGTCGAGTACGTGGTGCACGCGACGCGCGCCATCAACGAGGCCACCGGCCGCAAGGTCGACCTCGTCGGGCACAGCCAGGGCGGGCTCCTGACGGCCTGGGCCCTGCGGTTCTGGCCGGACCTGCCGGAGCGGGTGGACGACATGGTGACGTTGGGCTCACCGTTCCAGGGCACCCGGCTCGCCAGTCCCTGCCGACCGATCGCCGAGGTCGCGGGATGCCCGGCGTCGGTGCTGCAGTTCGCCCGTGACTCGAACTGGACGAAGGCGCTCGGCGCCGACGGCACGCCCATGCCGGCGGGCCCCTCGTACACCACGGTCTTCACGTACGCCGACGAGTCCGTCATCGCCGACGGGCAGCCCCCGTCGCTGCCGGGCGCGCACCGCATCGGCGTCCAGGACATCTGCCCGGGGCGGCCGTGGCCGGAGCACATCACCATGGTCGTGGACCAGGTCAGCTACGACCTCGTCGCCGACGCGATCGAGCACTCCGGCCCCGCCGACGCCGGCCGCGTCGACCGCGCACACTGCACCAAGCTGATCATGCCGCTCAACAGCGAGGAAGCGGTCAACGCGCTGCCGGGCCTGCTCAACTACCCGATCGAGCTGCTGATCCACAGTCAGCCGTGGGTGAAGGAAGAGCCCGCGCTGCGCGAGTACGCGCGATAG
- a CDS encoding phenylacetate--CoA ligase family protein yields MSESMAWLTRDIRKARKQGPAEVARRRGDRLADLVACARSASPYYRELYSGLPERVDDPTLLPVTDKKKLMDRFDDWATDRDITFEKVRAFTDDPGLIGRRFLGRYLVATTSGTSGRRGLFVLDDRYMNVSSAVSSRVLASWLGPLGIARAVAHGGRFAQLVATEGHYVGFAGYSRMAQEGGGRSKLLRAFSVHEPLSHLVAQLNEYRPAFVIGYASTIMLLTAEQEAGRLHIDPVLVEPAGETMTDSDTDRIARAFGAKVRTMYSATECTYLSHGCVEGWYHVNDDWAVVEPVDEDHRPTPPGEFSHTVLISNLANRVQPFLRYDLGDSVMLRPDPCPCGASSPAIRVQGRAGDILTFPSGRGDDVRLTPLAFSSLFDRMPGVELFQIEQTAPATLRVRMVKAPGADADHVWRKAHDGLTHLLADNKLDNVTVERAEEPPQQASGGKYRTIIPLPA; encoded by the coding sequence ATGAGCGAGAGCATGGCGTGGCTGACGCGGGACATCCGCAAGGCCCGCAAGCAGGGCCCGGCCGAGGTCGCGCGGCGCCGGGGCGACCGGCTGGCGGACCTCGTGGCCTGCGCCCGCTCCGCGTCGCCGTACTACCGCGAGCTCTACAGCGGTCTGCCCGAGCGGGTCGACGATCCGACGCTGCTGCCGGTCACCGACAAGAAGAAGCTGATGGACCGCTTCGACGACTGGGCCACGGACCGGGACATCACCTTCGAGAAGGTCCGCGCGTTCACGGACGACCCCGGCCTGATCGGCCGCCGCTTCCTCGGCCGGTACCTGGTCGCCACCACCTCGGGAACCAGCGGCAGGCGCGGCCTGTTCGTGCTCGACGACCGGTACATGAACGTGTCCTCCGCCGTCTCCTCCCGGGTGCTCGCCTCCTGGCTCGGCCCGCTCGGCATCGCACGCGCCGTGGCCCACGGCGGCCGCTTCGCCCAACTCGTCGCCACCGAGGGGCACTACGTTGGCTTCGCCGGCTACTCCCGCATGGCCCAGGAAGGCGGCGGGCGCAGCAAGCTGCTGCGGGCGTTCTCCGTGCACGAACCGCTGTCGCACCTGGTGGCCCAACTCAACGAGTACCGGCCTGCCTTCGTCATCGGCTACGCGAGCACGATCATGCTGCTCACCGCCGAACAGGAGGCGGGCCGCCTGCACATCGACCCGGTACTGGTCGAACCCGCGGGCGAGACGATGACCGACAGCGACACCGACCGCATCGCGCGGGCCTTCGGCGCCAAGGTGCGCACGATGTACAGCGCGACGGAGTGCACCTACCTCAGCCACGGCTGTGTCGAGGGCTGGTACCACGTCAACGACGACTGGGCCGTGGTCGAACCCGTCGACGAGGACCACCGGCCCACTCCGCCGGGCGAGTTCTCGCACACGGTCCTGATCTCCAACCTCGCCAACCGCGTCCAGCCGTTCCTCAGGTACGACCTCGGCGACAGCGTCATGCTCCGCCCCGACCCCTGCCCGTGCGGCGCGTCGTCCCCCGCGATCCGCGTCCAGGGCCGGGCGGGCGACATCCTCACCTTCCCGTCCGGCCGCGGCGACGACGTCCGGCTGACCCCCTTGGCCTTCAGCAGTCTGTTCGACCGCATGCCGGGCGTGGAGCTCTTCCAGATCGAGCAGACTGCTCCCGCGACGCTGCGGGTCCGCATGGTCAAGGCGCCCGGCGCGGACGCGGACCACGTGTGGCGCAAGGCCCATGACGGCCTGACGCACCTGCTCGCCGACAACAAACTGGACAACGTCACCGTGGAGCGGGCGGAGGAGCCGCCGCAGCAGGCGTCGGGCGGGAAGTACCGGACGATCATCCCGCTGCCTGCGTGA
- a CDS encoding thioesterase II family protein, which yields MSVSPPPHPSDPWIRRFRPRPEADVRLICFPHAGGSASYFHPLAQSPTLLPDTEVLAVQYPGRQDRRRERLLDGVPEMADRIAEALLPFDDRPMAFFGHSMGAVLAFEVAQRLREGATGEPRALFVSGRRAPSVHRRGTVHLLNDADLVGELRRAGGTDPRFLDDEELLAEIIPVVRSDYRAVELYQWAPTSPLSCPVTALVGDRDPQAPVDEVEAWRQHTDGPFDLKVFSGGHFYLNTHQRGVADVISEALADSAQRPATARGNAR from the coding sequence TTGTCTGTCTCCCCCCCACCCCATCCGTCGGACCCTTGGATACGTCGTTTCCGGCCCCGGCCTGAAGCCGACGTACGCCTGATCTGCTTCCCCCATGCGGGCGGCTCGGCCTCCTACTTCCACCCCCTCGCGCAATCCCCCACCCTGCTGCCCGACACCGAGGTCCTCGCGGTGCAGTACCCCGGACGGCAGGACCGGCGCAGAGAGCGACTCCTGGACGGCGTCCCCGAGATGGCCGACCGGATCGCGGAGGCGCTCCTCCCGTTCGACGACCGCCCGATGGCGTTCTTCGGGCACAGCATGGGCGCGGTGCTCGCCTTCGAGGTCGCGCAGCGGCTGCGGGAGGGTGCGACCGGCGAGCCCCGCGCCCTGTTCGTCTCGGGCCGCCGGGCTCCGTCCGTCCACCGTCGCGGCACTGTGCACCTCCTGAACGACGCCGACCTGGTCGGTGAGTTGCGCAGGGCCGGAGGCACGGACCCGCGGTTCCTGGACGACGAGGAGCTGCTCGCCGAGATCATCCCGGTCGTCCGCAGCGACTACCGCGCGGTCGAGCTGTACCAGTGGGCGCCGACGTCCCCGCTGAGCTGCCCCGTCACCGCCCTCGTGGGCGACCGGGACCCGCAGGCCCCGGTCGACGAGGTCGAGGCCTGGCGGCAGCACACCGACGGCCCGTTCGACCTCAAGGTCTTCTCCGGAGGGCACTTCTACCTCAACACGCACCAGCGAGGCGTCGCGGACGTCATCTCCGAGGCGCTCGCGGACAGTGCGCAACGGCCCGCGACGGCAAGGGGGAACGCTCGATGA
- a CDS encoding AfsR/SARP family transcriptional regulator, whose translation MRYEMLGPLRIKDGNDYATINAQKVEIVLTVLLIRADQLVSLEQLMREIWGEDLPRRATAGLHVYISQLRKFLKVPGVAGNPVETRAPGYVLHKNPEDRIDAQDFPELVDTGRVLLREKRYDEAASCFGQALALWRGPILGQGGNGPAANGPIVDGFSTWLTEIRLECQEMLVECQLQLGRHREAVGMLYALTAENPMCEAFSRQLMLALYRSERQADALKVYQSVRKTLNDELGLEPGRPLQDLQRAILSGDMHLMSSPMALSGH comes from the coding sequence ATGAGGTACGAGATGCTCGGCCCGCTCCGGATCAAGGACGGCAACGACTACGCCACCATCAACGCGCAGAAGGTGGAGATCGTCCTCACGGTCCTGCTCATCCGCGCCGACCAACTGGTCTCCCTGGAGCAGCTGATGCGGGAGATCTGGGGCGAGGATCTGCCCCGGCGCGCCACTGCCGGGCTGCACGTGTACATCTCCCAGCTCCGCAAGTTCCTGAAGGTGCCGGGCGTGGCCGGCAATCCGGTCGAGACGCGTGCGCCGGGCTACGTGCTGCACAAGAACCCCGAGGACCGGATTGACGCCCAGGACTTCCCCGAACTCGTCGACACGGGGCGGGTGTTGCTCCGGGAGAAGCGCTACGACGAAGCGGCGTCCTGCTTCGGGCAGGCGCTCGCCCTGTGGCGCGGGCCGATCCTCGGGCAGGGCGGGAACGGCCCGGCAGCCAACGGCCCCATCGTCGACGGGTTCTCGACCTGGCTGACCGAGATCCGGCTGGAGTGCCAGGAGATGCTGGTCGAGTGCCAGCTGCAGCTCGGGCGGCACCGGGAGGCCGTGGGCATGCTGTACGCCCTGACGGCCGAGAACCCGATGTGCGAGGCGTTCTCCCGCCAGCTCATGCTCGCGCTCTACCGCTCCGAGCGGCAGGCGGACGCGCTGAAGGTGTACCAGTCGGTGCGCAAGACGCTCAACGACGAGCTGGGGCTGGAGCCCGGGCGCCCGCTGCAGGATCTGCAGCGGGCCATCCTCTCGGGTGACATGCACCTGATGAGTTCACCGATGGCGCTGTCCGGCCACTGA
- a CDS encoding cytochrome P450: MPITDNKPAATFPDLVDPSFWARPYGERVALFEEMRRMPHPAFIQQSMPGVPFAFGYHALVKYADIAEVSRRPQDFSSDGATTIIGLPPELDEYYGSMINMDNPEHSRLRRIVSRSFGRNMIPEFEAVATRTARRIIADLVERGPGDFIRPVAAEMPIAVLSEMMGIPESDHDFLFDRSNTIVGPLDPDYVPDRADSERAVIEASRELGDYIAELREERLAAPGNDLITKLVQVQADGEQLTRQELVSFFILLVIAGMETTRNAISHALVLLTEHPEQKQLLLSDFDAYANDAVEEILRVSTPINWMRRVATRDCDMNGHRFRRGDRIFLFYWSGNRDEGTFPDPYRFDITRGTNNHITFGAVGPHVCLGAHLARMEITVLYRELLAALPHIRAVGQPRRLDSSFIEGIKHLHCTF, encoded by the coding sequence GTGCCCATCACGGATAACAAGCCGGCCGCCACCTTCCCCGACCTGGTCGACCCGTCGTTCTGGGCGCGGCCGTACGGGGAACGCGTGGCACTGTTCGAGGAGATGCGCCGGATGCCGCATCCGGCGTTCATCCAGCAGAGCATGCCCGGCGTGCCCTTCGCCTTCGGGTACCACGCGCTGGTGAAGTACGCGGACATCGCGGAGGTGAGCCGTCGGCCGCAGGACTTCTCCTCCGACGGCGCGACCACGATCATCGGTCTGCCGCCCGAGCTGGACGAGTACTACGGCTCGATGATCAACATGGACAACCCGGAGCACTCGCGGCTGCGCCGCATCGTGTCGCGCTCGTTCGGGCGCAACATGATCCCCGAGTTCGAGGCCGTGGCGACGCGCACCGCGCGGCGCATCATCGCCGACCTCGTCGAGCGCGGTCCCGGCGACTTCATCCGGCCCGTCGCCGCGGAGATGCCCATCGCCGTGCTGAGCGAGATGATGGGGATCCCGGAGTCGGACCACGACTTCCTCTTCGACCGGTCCAACACGATCGTGGGTCCGCTCGACCCGGACTACGTGCCGGACCGCGCCGACTCCGAGCGCGCGGTGATCGAGGCCTCCCGCGAACTGGGCGACTACATCGCGGAGCTCCGCGAGGAGCGGCTCGCCGCGCCCGGCAACGACCTGATCACCAAGCTCGTCCAAGTGCAGGCGGACGGCGAGCAGTTGACGCGTCAGGAGCTCGTGTCGTTCTTCATCCTGCTCGTCATCGCCGGGATGGAGACCACCCGCAACGCCATCTCGCACGCCCTGGTGCTGCTGACCGAGCACCCCGAGCAGAAGCAGCTGCTGCTCTCGGACTTCGACGCGTACGCGAACGACGCGGTCGAGGAGATCCTCAGGGTCTCCACGCCCATCAACTGGATGCGCCGCGTCGCCACCCGCGACTGCGACATGAACGGCCACCGGTTCCGCAGGGGCGACCGCATCTTCCTGTTCTACTGGTCGGGCAACCGGGACGAGGGCACGTTCCCGGACCCGTACCGCTTCGACATCACGCGCGGCACGAACAACCACATCACTTTCGGAGCGGTGGGCCCGCACGTCTGCCTCGGCGCCCATCTGGCCCGGATGGAGATCACCGTGCTGTACCGGGAGTTGCTCGCGGCGCTGCCCCACATTCGTGCCGTGGGGCAGCCCCGCAGGCTGGACTCCAGCTTCATCGAGGGCATCAAGCACCTGCACTGCACGTTCTGA
- a CDS encoding oxidoreductase, translated as MLSYDELTAPERALWNAFPEGRRVDVRTGVPENDRVAGGGRWGPERTVRASVIAALLLGANTPQPGTVARLGLAGARISGRLDLAGAQVAHALWLEDCWFEEGVDLLGASTQSIAMVGCRVPGVEAGVIRVEGRLDLRRSHLEGGSASPFHRRVTALSLINAQVSGVVNLNGAELTAPGRWALSAGGLVAEGGVYCQHGFVAHGEIRLMGAQLPGGLHMRGARLTGPGPSGVALALDNAAASTLDFSDGFTANGTVRLRGTRISDNLTFEGAFLNGPPDGAGPSLVAMLMQAVDFDFTLARPPSGIVDLRGAQVSYLHDSDRSWPEVVELDGFVYGSIKVDEDGERREAVGRRDSVARRVAWVRRGPDYNPQPYEQLADWYRKAGHDDDARRVLLAKQRHRRRTLPRAARVWGHLLDATVGYGYRPWLAGVWLLSLTLLGTLTFGAHSPTPAKRGEGAPFQPLVYTLDLLIPIGGLGQRTAWYWPNGGLQGLAYLLIAFGWVLTTAVIAGVTRALQKN; from the coding sequence GTGCTCTCCTACGACGAGTTGACCGCACCCGAGCGTGCGCTGTGGAACGCCTTCCCCGAGGGACGCCGCGTGGACGTGCGCACGGGCGTACCCGAGAACGACCGTGTCGCCGGGGGCGGGCGGTGGGGTCCCGAACGGACGGTCCGGGCTTCCGTGATCGCGGCGCTCCTCCTGGGCGCGAACACACCACAACCAGGGACCGTCGCGCGGCTCGGGCTCGCCGGTGCGCGGATATCCGGGCGCCTCGACCTGGCCGGCGCGCAGGTCGCCCACGCGCTCTGGCTGGAGGACTGCTGGTTCGAGGAGGGCGTGGACCTCTTGGGGGCGTCGACCCAGTCCATCGCGATGGTGGGCTGTCGCGTGCCGGGCGTGGAAGCGGGGGTGATCCGCGTCGAGGGACGCCTCGACCTGCGGCGCTCGCATCTGGAGGGCGGCTCGGCCTCGCCCTTCCACCGCAGGGTCACCGCCCTGTCGCTCATCAATGCCCAGGTGAGCGGCGTCGTCAACCTCAACGGCGCCGAGCTCACCGCACCCGGGAGGTGGGCGCTGTCCGCGGGCGGACTGGTGGCGGAAGGCGGCGTCTACTGTCAGCACGGATTCGTCGCGCACGGGGAGATCCGCCTCATGGGGGCGCAGCTGCCGGGGGGCCTGCACATGCGGGGCGCCCGGCTGACGGGCCCGGGACCGAGCGGGGTGGCGCTCGCCCTGGACAACGCCGCGGCCTCGACCCTCGACTTCTCCGACGGGTTCACCGCGAACGGGACCGTACGGCTGAGGGGCACCCGGATCTCGGACAACCTCACCTTCGAAGGAGCCTTCCTGAACGGGCCGCCGGACGGCGCCGGCCCGTCCCTGGTCGCCATGCTGATGCAGGCGGTCGACTTCGACTTCACTCTCGCGCGGCCCCCGTCCGGCATCGTGGACCTGCGGGGTGCCCAGGTGTCGTACCTCCACGACAGCGACCGCAGCTGGCCGGAGGTGGTGGAGCTGGACGGGTTCGTCTACGGCTCCATCAAGGTGGACGAGGACGGCGAGCGGCGGGAGGCGGTGGGGCGTCGGGACTCCGTGGCCCGCCGGGTGGCGTGGGTGCGGCGCGGCCCGGACTACAACCCCCAGCCGTACGAGCAGTTGGCGGACTGGTACCGGAAGGCCGGCCACGACGACGACGCCCGCCGCGTCCTCCTGGCCAAGCAGCGCCACCGGCGTCGGACCCTGCCCCGGGCCGCGCGCGTCTGGGGTCACCTGCTCGACGCGACCGTCGGCTACGGCTACCGCCCGTGGCTGGCTGGGGTCTGGCTCCTGTCACTGACCTTGCTGGGCACGCTGACCTTCGGCGCGCACTCCCCCACCCCGGCCAAACGGGGCGAAGGCGCGCCCTTCCAGCCCCTCGTCTACACGCTCGACCTCCTGATCCCCATCGGTGGCCTGGGCCAGCGCACAGCCTGGTACTGGCCGAACGGCGGCCTCCAGGGGCTGGCCTACCTGCTGATCGCCTTCGGCTGGGTGCTGACGACCGCGGTCATCGCGGGGGTCACCCGCGCCCTGCAGAAGAACTGA